A stretch of Primulina tabacum isolate GXHZ01 chromosome 13, ASM2559414v2, whole genome shotgun sequence DNA encodes these proteins:
- the LOC142521660 gene encoding inosine-5'-monophosphate dehydrogenase 2-like: MEGAHVLDDGFSAARLFSQGYSYTYDDVIFLPHYIDFPTDAVSLSTKLSRHVALATPCVASPMDTVTESSMAAAMASLGAIGFIHSNNAASHQASLVSLAKSHKIPFNHVLVFKSPADSILSSGEFLSAPCIFVTESGAQNSKLLGTVQKSDWDRLADKGTRILEYMRNIPVSLPANYSFEDVAGYLAKNELEFVPLVRGDGEKGEEIVNLVTSDDIERIRGFPKLGLPSLGSDGEFLVGASIGTRESDKERLEHLVKAGVNVVVLDSSQGNSVYQIEMIKYAKKMYPDLDLIGGNVVTAYQAQNLIQAGVDGLRVGMGSGSICTTQEVCAVGRGQATAVYKVASLAAQNGVPVIADGGVSNSGHIVKALTLGASTVMMGSFLAGSNEAPGTYEYQGGRRVKKYRGMGSLEAMTKGSDARYLGDKAKLKIAQGVVGAVADKGSILKFIPYTMQAVKQGFQDLGASSLQSAHDLLRSSVLRLEVRTGAAQVEGGIHGLVSYEKKSF; encoded by the exons ATGGAGGGCGCTCACGTACTTGACGATGGCTTCTCGGCGGCGAGGCTTTTCAGCCAGGGCTACTCCTACACATACGACGACGTTATCTTCCTACCGCACTACATCGACTTCCCGACCGATGCAGTTTCTCTCTCCACCAAGCTCAGCCGCCACGTGGCTCTCGCCACCCCATGCGTCGCCTCACCGATGGACACTGTAACCGAGTCATCCATGGCTGCTGCCATGGCTTCTCTTGGCGCCATCGGTTTTATCCATTCCAACAACGCCGCTTCACACCAAGCATCGCTGGTTAGCCTCGCGAAATCGCACAAAATCCCATTCAATCACGTTCTTGTCTTTAAATCACCGGCAGATTCGATTTTATCGTCGGGGGAGTTTCTTTCTGCTCCTTGCATTTTCGTGACGGAGTCGGGGGCTCAAAACTCGAAATTATTAGGAACGGTTCAGAAGTCTGACTGGGATAGATTAGCTGACAAGGGAACAAGGATTTTGGAATACATGAGAAATATTCCGGTCTCACTTCCAGCTAATTACAGTTTTGAGGATGTTGCAGGATATTTAGCAAAAAATGAGCTCGAATTTGTTCCTTTGGTGAGAGGTGATGGGGAAAAGGGAGAAGAAATCGTTAATTTAGTCACTAGTGATGACATCGAGAGGATCAGGGGATTTCCGAAGTTGGGGTTGCCTTCTCTGGGTTCTGATGGAGAGTTTCTAGTCGGTGCTTCAATTGGGACTAGGGAATCGGATAAAGAGAGATTGGAGCATTTGGTGAAGGCGGGGGTTAATGTGGTGGTGCTTGATAGTTCTCAAGGGAATTCGGTTTATCAAATTGAGATGATAAAGTATGCCAAGAAGATGTACCCCGACTTGGATTTGATTGGTGGGAATGTGGTGACTGCTTACCAAGCACAAAACTTGATTCAGGCTGGTGTGGATGGTCTGAGAGTTGGAATGGGATCAGGTTCAATTTGTACCACTCAAGAAGTATGTGCTGTTGGTCGTGGACAG gCTACGGCTGTCTACAAGGTTGCATCACTTGCTGCACAGAATGGTGTGCCTGTGATAGCTGATGGCGGCGTCTCAAATTCTGGGCATATTGTTAAAGCTTTGACCCTTGGAGCATCTACCGTAATGATGGGGAGCTTTTTGGCCGGGAGTAATGAAGCTCCTGGAACTTATGAGTATCAG GGTGGCCGCCGAGTTAAAAAGTATCGAGGCATGGGATCCCTAGAAGCAATGACAAAGGGAAGCGATGCTCGATATCTTGGTGATAAAGCTAAGTTGAAGATTGCCCAAGGAGTTGTTGGTGCTGTGGCAGATAAAGGTTCTATATTGAAGTTCATACCCTATACCATGCAGGCAGTGAAGCAGGGTTTCCAGGATCTTGGTGCTTCCTCCCTGCAATCCGCGCATGACCTGCTGAGATCCAGTGTGCTGAGGCTAGAG GTAAGGACTGGAGCCGCACAAGTTGAAGGTGGAA